The following proteins are encoded in a genomic region of Terriglobales bacterium:
- a CDS encoding TonB-dependent receptor — MYRNSKLLLWGIAVLLLLASPMAFAATQNAVVYGTVYDVSGNPLSGVDVTLENPAIGFTRNATTGSDGSYTFPEVPPAENYKLGASQAGKKIDVRSGITVNVGDERVILPPLKEQPAAATNQPVETKREAPAVTNETVSTTISGVITGDQLRSLPVAVNRNFLGLGLIPPNTHDVEQGSGLAGASFSISGNRPSSNSFLLDGADNVASSSNQAVPFQVNDSVQEFRVISGTANAEYGRNLGGTVNVVTKRGGNTFHGNAFGYFNTDSLNSNSPLSVYKGTTFDKAATYAGPLTSTFKGFSPLTYNDYVASATNSGFCTDSVAVATAPGLHACGSTPGLFGKNTLFDPASILQFNDSRKIPFDSKQFGANMGGPFSKDKWFGFASYEGTMIDNPNPVFERVPSIFDHTYAPFGAPNFSPVNANYVLDQKLLGLFPGSNVVGVPGALEFFRGQAPNYTTVHNALLRSDYILSKTTNLSVRYAMQFLNELHDDTLPSSPQYAGNGAFRKVLNQNLNVSYTHTFTPVWITEARVGFNRFRVNETPQDHGFDARTLGFPGAALPTVLLNGIDPQYSGATPNNSGAIASWSDFTAQQGNAAFLAKEQFPTLDYLFPFARLGAPLGAPTHRRDTTLFFADNTSWTHGKHSVKFGAEFRHLDNEYTDASFARGFMYSSNIGEFTSDSETCNGGCFNKFGLTNAFAAPSFDFFQQQQNAYASRLHSWAFGGFLQDAWHIHPRVTLNLGVRYEYFSPPEEEHNLLWNFDPLANGLVQENHSGIVDPFGQACNPLPTYDALSAGITNGLKEAWRCNNTAGAGGFNQIVKSDTKNFAPRVGLAWDVFGSGRTVFRAGGGLFYDQLPASYTAQLMYNRPVSFANGNALFGVVRDFGSRGFCPTGNFTTCGVGSSVVNPAVLNAVSRDGFNPSSFYARAAEPFAVYARDTRHSLTPYSMQVSASVQQQLGNKLAVEVGYIGDLGRKLPVIYNQNFSNEFNIFGGSAGNFTFFPIFTMINEGSSSYHSAFLRVRAAEWHGLHLNGSYVWSKSIDNASSSTFSTLPLSLSNLTIGYGVFGSDSPIARCIFFGVNCAIGGEQVPLTIPTINFNPSAVTTTGAGQPLVTPYLLPQSPGNFLRNDRGRSDFNSSHRGVIDYTWDVPSLQKAFGAPNWLDNWQLSGVFTAQSGQPFTIFAGPIAGEVNQRVNVLGPVHVSNNPNGAIDVTNLQLASQSLACSPPYPKATGTPGFQGNLFQPMPGTPCMGNSSRNAFTGPDYINMNFAVQKGFHVSDVEARMLIFRMEFYNLFNRANYFNPISTFSTNGVTVNPDFGKIKSAHEPREIQLAIRYSW, encoded by the coding sequence ATGTACAGGAATTCGAAACTTCTGCTCTGGGGCATTGCTGTACTGCTATTGTTGGCCTCACCCATGGCATTTGCCGCTACTCAAAATGCAGTTGTGTACGGCACGGTCTATGATGTGAGTGGCAATCCGCTTTCCGGAGTTGATGTTACGCTCGAAAATCCGGCCATTGGATTTACCCGCAACGCTACCACAGGCTCCGATGGCTCGTACACCTTCCCTGAAGTGCCTCCCGCTGAAAATTACAAACTCGGTGCCAGCCAGGCCGGCAAAAAAATTGATGTACGTTCCGGGATCACGGTCAACGTGGGCGACGAACGTGTCATCCTGCCGCCTTTGAAAGAGCAGCCTGCCGCTGCCACCAACCAGCCGGTCGAGACCAAGCGTGAGGCGCCGGCAGTGACCAATGAAACCGTCAGCACCACGATCAGCGGCGTCATTACCGGAGATCAGTTGCGTTCGCTTCCTGTAGCTGTCAATAGAAACTTTCTGGGATTAGGATTGATACCCCCCAACACCCACGATGTGGAGCAGGGGTCGGGTTTGGCAGGAGCTTCCTTCAGTATTTCCGGGAACCGGCCCTCCAGTAACAGCTTTCTGCTGGATGGCGCTGACAACGTGGCTTCCAGCAGCAACCAGGCAGTCCCTTTCCAAGTCAATGACTCAGTGCAAGAGTTTCGCGTAATCTCTGGAACGGCCAACGCCGAATACGGACGCAACCTCGGCGGCACCGTCAACGTGGTCACCAAGCGCGGTGGCAACACCTTCCATGGCAATGCATTCGGTTACTTCAACACTGACTCGCTCAATTCCAATAGCCCGCTTTCGGTGTACAAGGGAACTACGTTTGATAAAGCGGCGACCTATGCCGGTCCTCTTACGTCAACGTTTAAAGGTTTCTCTCCTTTGACCTACAACGACTACGTAGCCAGCGCCACGAATAGCGGCTTCTGCACAGATTCCGTCGCTGTCGCAACCGCCCCTGGTCTCCACGCCTGCGGGAGCACACCCGGGCTATTCGGCAAAAACACCTTGTTCGATCCGGCAAGCATATTGCAATTCAATGACAGCCGTAAAATTCCCTTTGACTCCAAGCAGTTTGGCGCCAATATGGGCGGACCGTTCAGCAAGGACAAGTGGTTTGGCTTTGCCAGCTATGAAGGCACGATGATTGATAATCCCAATCCAGTCTTTGAGCGCGTACCTTCTATCTTCGACCACACCTACGCACCTTTTGGGGCGCCCAATTTCTCTCCCGTTAATGCCAATTATGTGCTTGACCAGAAACTCCTGGGGCTTTTCCCAGGATCAAATGTGGTCGGCGTTCCCGGAGCGCTCGAATTTTTCCGCGGGCAAGCACCCAATTACACAACGGTACACAATGCTTTGCTGCGCTCAGATTACATTCTGTCGAAAACAACAAATTTATCGGTTCGCTATGCCATGCAGTTTCTCAACGAACTCCATGACGATACGCTGCCCTCGAGTCCACAGTATGCCGGCAACGGCGCATTTCGCAAGGTTTTGAATCAAAACCTCAACGTTTCCTACACCCACACTTTTACGCCGGTATGGATCACCGAGGCGCGCGTCGGCTTTAACCGTTTTCGCGTCAATGAGACCCCGCAGGACCACGGTTTTGATGCACGCACCCTGGGCTTTCCGGGCGCGGCGCTTCCCACAGTTTTGCTGAATGGAATAGACCCGCAATACAGCGGAGCCACTCCCAACAACTCCGGCGCAATCGCCAGTTGGTCTGATTTCACCGCGCAACAAGGCAACGCCGCTTTTCTGGCCAAGGAGCAGTTTCCCACTTTGGATTACCTGTTCCCCTTTGCGCGCCTGGGCGCGCCTTTAGGGGCTCCTACGCATCGCCGTGACACAACCTTGTTCTTCGCGGATAACACCTCGTGGACGCACGGCAAACACTCTGTGAAATTCGGCGCCGAATTTCGCCATCTGGATAATGAATACACAGACGCCTCATTTGCCCGTGGTTTTATGTATTCCTCCAACATTGGAGAGTTCACCAGCGACAGCGAAACCTGCAACGGAGGGTGCTTTAACAAATTCGGGCTAACCAATGCATTCGCAGCGCCCAGTTTTGACTTCTTCCAGCAACAGCAAAACGCTTATGCTTCTCGCCTGCACTCCTGGGCTTTTGGCGGATTTCTGCAGGATGCCTGGCACATTCATCCACGCGTGACTTTGAACCTCGGCGTGCGTTATGAATATTTCTCGCCGCCCGAGGAGGAGCATAACCTGCTCTGGAACTTTGATCCTCTTGCCAACGGGTTGGTGCAGGAGAACCACTCTGGGATCGTTGATCCATTTGGCCAGGCCTGCAATCCACTGCCGACGTATGATGCCCTTTCGGCTGGCATCACCAATGGTCTTAAAGAGGCTTGGCGGTGCAATAACACCGCTGGTGCCGGTGGGTTCAACCAAATTGTCAAAAGTGATACCAAGAACTTTGCTCCCCGTGTAGGTCTCGCCTGGGACGTATTTGGCTCTGGCCGAACAGTGTTTCGCGCAGGTGGAGGTCTGTTCTATGATCAGCTTCCCGCCAGCTACACCGCCCAGTTGATGTACAACCGCCCGGTTTCATTTGCTAACGGAAACGCCCTGTTCGGGGTTGTGCGTGACTTCGGCTCCCGGGGCTTTTGCCCTACAGGTAACTTCACCACCTGCGGCGTAGGAAGCTCGGTGGTCAATCCGGCGGTGCTGAATGCGGTTTCCCGCGACGGCTTCAATCCCAGCAGCTTCTATGCGCGCGCGGCTGAGCCGTTTGCTGTCTATGCCCGGGATACACGGCACTCGCTGACTCCCTACTCAATGCAGGTGAGCGCTTCTGTGCAGCAGCAACTGGGCAACAAGCTGGCCGTCGAGGTCGGGTATATCGGTGACTTGGGCCGCAAATTGCCGGTGATTTATAACCAGAACTTCAGCAACGAATTCAACATATTCGGTGGTTCGGCAGGAAACTTCACGTTCTTCCCCATCTTTACCATGATCAACGAAGGCAGTTCCAGCTATCATTCCGCATTCTTGAGGGTGCGTGCCGCAGAGTGGCACGGTTTGCACTTGAATGGCAGCTACGTCTGGTCCAAATCAATTGACAATGCTTCCAGCAGCACCTTCAGTACTTTGCCGTTAAGCCTGTCGAATCTTACGATCGGGTACGGAGTGTTCGGCTCAGATAGTCCGATTGCCCGCTGCATTTTCTTCGGCGTCAACTGCGCCATCGGCGGCGAGCAGGTTCCTCTCACCATTCCGACCATCAACTTCAACCCCAGCGCGGTCACAACCACAGGCGCAGGACAACCTTTGGTCACTCCTTATCTGCTTCCGCAAAGCCCCGGTAACTTTCTGCGCAATGACCGTGGGCGCTCAGATTTCAACTCCAGTCACCGCGGGGTCATCGACTACACCTGGGACGTGCCTTCGCTGCAGAAGGCGTTTGGAGCTCCAAACTGGCTGGATAACTGGCAGTTGAGCGGCGTCTTTACGGCGCAGTCCGGACAGCCGTTCACCATCTTTGCCGGTCCTATCGCGGGTGAGGTAAATCAGCGCGTCAATGTGCTCGGGCCCGTGCATGTGAGCAATAACCCCAACGGAGCGATTGATGTTACCAATCTTCAACTTGCATCGCAGTCGCTGGCTTGCTCGCCTCCTTACCCTAAAGCCACGGGAACACCGGGCTTCCAGGGCAATCTTTTCCAGCCGATGCCGGGTACACCGTGCATGGGCAACTCCAGCCGCAACGCCTTTACCGGACCCGACTATATCAACATGAACTTCGCCGTCCAAAAAGGGTTCCATGTCTCCGACGTGGAGGCGAGGATGCTCATCTTCCGCATGGAGTTCTATAATCTGTTTAACCGGGCCAACTACTTCAACCCCATCAGCACATTCAGTACGAACGGCGTGACCGTGAACCCCGATTTCGGCAAGATCAAGTCAGCCCACGAGCCGCGCGAAATCCAGTTAGCGATACGGTACAGTTGGTGA
- the tmk gene encoding dTMP kinase yields MAAIAQGRFITFEGLDGCGKSTQLEKLAAHLRERKLDVVSTREPGGTAFGDRIRAILLDSRTAGLDTHTELALMFASRAQHIHEVILPAMRAGKIVLCDRFTDSSEAYQGGGRELGSEPVLALHRVLCGGLQPDLTILMDSDVASSVARARRRNQAQAEEQQKTTDEGRFERENQGFFERVHRAYHEIARREPKRVALIDARRSIEVVHGEIVNVVQKRLSLPARP; encoded by the coding sequence GTGGCAGCCATTGCGCAGGGCAGATTCATTACCTTCGAAGGCTTGGATGGATGCGGCAAAAGCACGCAACTGGAGAAGCTGGCTGCACATCTGCGCGAGCGCAAGCTGGATGTCGTTTCGACCCGCGAGCCGGGCGGGACTGCTTTCGGTGACCGCATCCGAGCCATCCTGTTGGACTCCCGCACTGCTGGCCTGGATACGCACACTGAACTCGCCCTGATGTTTGCCTCCCGGGCGCAGCATATTCATGAGGTGATTCTTCCCGCCATGCGCGCCGGCAAAATCGTACTCTGCGACCGCTTCACCGATTCCAGCGAGGCTTACCAGGGCGGGGGCCGCGAGCTGGGCAGCGAGCCCGTGCTGGCCTTGCATCGCGTTCTTTGTGGCGGCCTGCAGCCCGATCTGACCATCTTGATGGATTCCGACGTGGCCAGTAGCGTGGCACGGGCGCGCCGCCGTAATCAGGCGCAAGCCGAGGAGCAACAGAAGACCACCGATGAAGGCCGCTTCGAGCGCGAGAACCAGGGCTTCTTCGAGCGCGTGCACCGCGCCTACCATGAGATTGCCCGCCGGGAACCAAAACGGGTCGCGCTCATTGACGCTCGGCGCTCCATCGAGGTAGTTCACGGCGAAATCGTGAATGTGGTGCAGAAGCGTCTGTCATTGCCAGCGCGGCCTTGA